TCCAATTCATTGATGGGTCAATAATCTGCCTAGCCCAGACACGTGGTTGGTACACACAGACCCAGAGCCCACTCACCGGAGCCCGGATCCACTGTTTCCCTTGTTCCGTAGGCCGTAGCTTCTACGAAACCGCGATTCCAGTCAAAACCCGCCCAAACGGAAAACTCCGTTACCCCggtcaacacgtgtcgacaaGATCAACCACTCCACCCGTTCACTTTTTAACGCGTGGCTCTCCGGTCCCCTTCACGGCAACTAAAGCATCGAACCACACATCATTGCCCCTCTCTTACTCCAAAATTACAAACGCCAGCGCAGACCTTGCTTGGTCGCCTTCGTAAATTCGTGAAACACCAGTGCAATACAGTAAATTCAACCCCCGCTATAACTGCAAAACCACGTCGGTCAAAATCTTAACCCGCCCACGCGCCTCAGAGATGGTTCCAAACCTCACGCGACGTCACGTGACGTACCGGAACCTCTCTATAAATACACGCTCCCCTATGCTTTGCAAAATATAGCATTTCTTCTCCGATAACAAAATTTTCAGAAAatcaagaaattaaataaatttttttttttttttcgcaattttcaattttctccttgtctttcttCTTCTGAGGGAAAAAAATGGTGACGGCGATTCTCCGATCGCAGGATTGCCTTCGAGGTCGGTTCCGCCACGAAGCTCTAACCCTAACCCTCTCCCCCCGCTCCGGATCACGACGGAGCCCCAATTTCTCTAATCCTAACCCTAATTCCGCCCCCAACCATGGCCCCGCCGCCAATGTTCATCAATCTCGCCGCCGGAAAAGGAGTCCGATAGCGGTTCAGTCCAATCAGCACGACCGACCTCGCGATCGGTGCGCTGATCGCTCCGTTGTCGCGAAGGCGCCGGTTAAAAACCTTGTGACGGGACAGGTCAAGATCCTGAGGCGCGGTGAGGTTTTGAACCCGGAGAAGGGCAACCGAGGGCTACGAGTTGTTGCCAGCGACGATTGCAAGCCGAAGGCGAACAAGGAAAACGATCCGGATCTGGTTTTGGGATCCACGGACCGTTTGGGACCCGACCCGGAGACCGTGCAGAAGCAGATTAAAGCTGCCGAGTTCAAGGTCATGGACGCGATTTATGCCGGATCGAGCGCTTTCTACGCGTCTCCGCCTCCGAGCTCGGTGCCGCTGCCTGCTTTTTTGGGAAGGAACGGCACCGCAACGAGCGATCTCCGCCGGCTGCTGCGGCTCGATTTGGTGTGAGCGATGGTGATTTAGCAAGGCTGCCTGCTTGAATCGTTTGATCGAAAGTTAAATGAATCCGAGATCCGGAAAATCTCGTTGAAGGTTCTTCTGTTAGTTGGTAATGATTGTTCGCTTTGCTTCCTTTATTTTTTCAAGAGGAAAGTTGATTGAGTGCGAGCAAATGATGATAAGATTAGGGCAAATATCTTGCTAGGGTTTGTGCAAATCAAAGGAAGAAGATTAATAGGAAAGTTTGTGTGCTTGGTGCCTTGTATAGTTTACTTAGTGTGCAAGAAATGTTTACAAGGTTGGATGAAAAGAGAagtatagagagagagatattgTATGATGTAGTAGTAATCATCAAGGAATAAAATGTTGTGCTTAATCCTTGCCAATCATTCTGGTGTTCTTTATGTGGATTTGTACGAGTTTTTCTTGTTAGAAATGGTGTCGAAATATGCGAGTAGCC
This is a stretch of genomic DNA from Malus domestica chromosome 02, GDT2T_hap1. It encodes these proteins:
- the LOC103406702 gene encoding uncharacterized protein, with product MVTAILRSQDCLRGRFRHEALTLTLSPRSGSRRSPNFSNPNPNSAPNHGPAANVHQSRRRKRSPIAVQSNQHDRPRDRCADRSVVAKAPVKNLVTGQVKILRRGEVLNPEKGNRGLRVVASDDCKPKANKENDPDLVLGSTDRLGPDPETVQKQIKAAEFKVMDAIYAGSSAFYASPPPSSVPLPAFLGRNGTATSDLRRLLRLDLV